Proteins encoded by one window of Nocardia goodfellowii:
- a CDS encoding MarR family winged helix-turn-helix transcriptional regulator — protein sequence MARIDAAADDPLRLDRQVCFALAVANRSVLSVYRPLLEPLGLTHPQYLVMLALWGEAPMSVKAIAEAIQLESPTLSPLLKRLEGAGLITRRRDPGDERSLVVDLTPAGRALRREAERIPGAVVERLGVSLRELEHLRDALTRVNDAARQHVSTGESNG from the coding sequence ATGGCTCGAATCGATGCAGCGGCCGACGACCCGCTCCGCCTGGACCGGCAGGTGTGTTTCGCGTTGGCGGTCGCCAACCGCTCGGTGCTCTCGGTGTACCGGCCGCTGCTGGAACCGCTGGGACTGACACACCCGCAGTATCTGGTGATGCTCGCGCTCTGGGGTGAGGCCCCGATGTCGGTCAAGGCGATCGCCGAGGCGATTCAGCTGGAGTCCCCCACCCTGTCGCCGCTGTTGAAGCGACTGGAAGGCGCGGGGCTGATCACCCGCCGTCGCGACCCCGGCGACGAGCGATCGCTCGTCGTCGACCTCACCCCCGCGGGCCGCGCGCTGCGGCGCGAAGCCGAGCGCATCCCCGGAGCCGTGGTCGAGCGTCTGGGCGTGAGCCTGCGCGAACTCGAGCACTTACGCGACGCTCTGACCCGGGTCAACGACGCCGCCCGGCAGCACGTATCCACAGGAGAAAGCAATGGCTGA
- a CDS encoding condensation domain-containing protein, with protein sequence MVDFGLIDEWEPAPGRLTTWTASPESAARARSAPVHPAPPSHQQEQYLRAAAQHAAAEFRYSGLCLVTAEIPTGDLDRDAMTRAINAFLLRHDTFRTWFRIGVGGVIERHLVPEADVDFVPIDCGWVDDSATVRDHVQKTTPGPFDWDCFTFGVLEREGSTTLYLAVDHLHTDGFGQYLSGFDLALLYAREVWDEMPDMLAPAASYLDYCTAERAYTGQMSLTSPGVRKWLELIRGNGGSLPAFPLDLGKRTDIYNRSAHRTVTLFDEDTAARFERRCRANGAEFVGGIFAAAALAEREITDSDYYFGMTPVTTRSTAAQRASVGWYVTLLPVAFPLGRANSFDRTVKLAQHAYENGLRLTTTSFQRVVELLPADSDLDLSPGWACPMISYVDARELLGNEVFDMASCGLYANRAASEHVLIWINRLATRTTLSVIYPDTAAAHGSVDRYVTQLAAVFAAAAREENR encoded by the coding sequence ATGGTCGATTTCGGCCTGATCGACGAATGGGAGCCGGCGCCGGGCCGGTTGACCACCTGGACGGCGTCACCGGAATCCGCCGCGCGGGCCCGGTCGGCGCCGGTCCATCCGGCACCGCCGTCGCACCAGCAGGAACAGTACCTGCGGGCGGCCGCCCAGCATGCGGCGGCGGAGTTCCGCTATTCGGGCCTGTGCCTGGTCACCGCCGAGATCCCCACCGGTGACCTGGACCGCGACGCGATGACCCGTGCGATCAACGCGTTCCTGCTGCGGCACGACACCTTCCGGACCTGGTTCCGGATCGGGGTGGGTGGCGTGATCGAGCGGCACCTCGTGCCCGAGGCGGATGTCGACTTCGTGCCGATCGATTGTGGCTGGGTCGACGACTCCGCCACAGTTCGCGACCACGTACAGAAGACCACGCCAGGTCCTTTCGACTGGGACTGCTTCACCTTCGGGGTGCTCGAGCGGGAGGGTTCGACCACGCTCTACCTGGCGGTCGATCACCTGCACACCGACGGTTTCGGGCAGTATCTCTCCGGGTTCGATCTCGCGTTGCTCTACGCCCGCGAGGTCTGGGACGAGATGCCGGACATGCTGGCCCCGGCCGCCAGTTATCTCGACTACTGCACGGCCGAGCGGGCCTACACCGGGCAGATGTCGCTGACTTCGCCCGGGGTGCGGAAGTGGCTGGAACTGATCCGCGGAAATGGCGGCAGCCTGCCCGCGTTTCCGCTGGATCTGGGCAAGCGCACCGATATCTACAACCGGAGCGCGCACCGCACGGTGACGCTGTTCGACGAGGACACCGCCGCGCGCTTCGAGCGGCGCTGCCGCGCGAACGGCGCGGAGTTCGTCGGCGGCATTTTCGCCGCGGCGGCTCTGGCCGAACGCGAAATCACCGACAGCGACTACTACTTCGGCATGACCCCGGTGACCACGCGCAGCACCGCGGCCCAGCGCGCCTCCGTCGGCTGGTATGTCACCCTGCTGCCGGTGGCGTTTCCGCTGGGGCGCGCCAACTCCTTCGACCGGACCGTCAAACTCGCCCAGCACGCCTACGAGAACGGGCTCCGTCTCACCACCACCTCGTTCCAGCGGGTGGTCGAGCTCTTGCCCGCCGATTCGGATCTGGACCTGAGTCCAGGCTGGGCCTGTCCGATGATCTCCTACGTCGATGCCAGGGAACTGCTCGGCAACGAGGTCTTCGACATGGCGTCGTGCGGGCTGTACGCCAATCGCGCTGCCTCCGAACATGTTCTGATCTGGATCAACCGGCTGGCGACCAGAACCACGCTGAGCGTCATCTATCCGGACACCGCGGCCGCGCACGGTTCGGTGGATCGCTATGTCACCCAGCTCGCAGCGGTCTTCGCCGCCGCCGCCCGGGAGGAGAACCGATGA
- a CDS encoding vWA domain-containing protein produces the protein MSPVSRSFSAKLIGLAAAGVVGLLPGAAPAWAQESPGGQDNPEYAPTMLVLDASGSMLAADPGGGTKMDAAKTAVRNFVTAAPSAAKVGLTVYGTGTGSTDAEKSAGCQDVKVLRPAGTIDKSALTGAVDQITPSGFTPIGAALRKAAESLPREGRSSIVLVSDGLDTCSPPDPCEVAREVGKQGHQIVMHAIGFGVDAASRTQLTCIAQTTGGTYTDAADGSTLEQVLPRVSATALRNYAPAGTRVQGTERYRDAPVVTPGQYLDVLNQKSRRYYAVDIPEGSTAYFSGTVSFPRRTSGSSSSVNRLDLRVFGRDGDDCNVYENESQSRSGDGAALTVGTVFTKAAEPKTGSPSTDRCRGGGRYYFTLEWAHVGEHSPETLTLEMNVGLEAPVSDAGPAPAATTPVEFETPTTPVQPVVGGGSFNVATTLNGSGLYSDTLQRGEFVFYKVKLEWGQGLAYRVHFGATNVRGSAYTSNVSTTLYTPFRTEIDDDTTAYTSSDLVLPANDPAVATIPIRYRNREADVVKLREQSVAGWYYIAVKLSPGSEPEQARGVPVPIEVELSVSGSPEPGPTYRSTGTPAETFGGNGESATEGPGAQAASSSESEGISPMVLAAGGAVLILVVGAPMLFLMLRRRGKR, from the coding sequence GTGTCGCCTGTTTCCAGAAGCTTCAGCGCGAAGCTCATCGGTCTCGCCGCGGCGGGGGTGGTCGGCCTGCTTCCGGGCGCCGCCCCCGCCTGGGCCCAGGAATCGCCTGGGGGCCAGGACAATCCGGAATACGCGCCGACCATGCTGGTGCTCGACGCCTCCGGGTCGATGCTGGCGGCCGACCCCGGCGGCGGCACCAAAATGGACGCGGCCAAGACAGCGGTCCGTAATTTCGTGACGGCCGCCCCCTCGGCGGCGAAGGTCGGATTGACGGTGTACGGCACCGGAACCGGCTCGACGGACGCGGAGAAATCCGCCGGTTGCCAAGACGTCAAGGTGCTGCGTCCCGCCGGAACGATCGACAAATCAGCGCTGACCGGTGCTGTAGACCAGATCACGCCCAGCGGCTTCACTCCGATCGGCGCGGCGCTGCGCAAGGCGGCCGAGTCGCTGCCCCGGGAGGGGCGCAGTTCGATCGTGCTGGTCTCCGACGGCCTGGACACCTGCTCGCCGCCGGATCCCTGCGAGGTCGCGCGTGAGGTGGGCAAGCAGGGCCACCAGATTGTCATGCACGCCATCGGTTTCGGCGTCGACGCCGCCTCTCGCACCCAGCTGACCTGCATCGCGCAGACCACCGGCGGAACCTATACCGATGCCGCCGACGGCAGCACGCTCGAGCAGGTGCTCCCCCGGGTCAGCGCCACCGCATTGCGGAATTACGCGCCCGCGGGGACCCGGGTCCAGGGCACCGAGCGGTACCGGGATGCCCCGGTCGTCACACCCGGCCAATACCTCGACGTACTGAATCAGAAGAGCCGGCGGTACTACGCCGTCGACATCCCCGAGGGATCGACCGCGTACTTCAGCGGCACTGTGTCCTTCCCGCGCCGCACCTCCGGTTCGTCGTCCTCGGTCAACCGGCTCGACCTGCGCGTGTTCGGACGAGACGGGGATGACTGCAACGTCTACGAGAACGAATCGCAGTCCCGTTCCGGCGATGGCGCCGCCCTGACCGTCGGCACCGTGTTCACCAAAGCCGCCGAGCCGAAAACCGGCAGCCCGAGCACCGATCGGTGCCGCGGCGGCGGACGCTATTACTTCACCCTCGAATGGGCGCACGTGGGTGAGCACTCGCCCGAAACGCTGACGCTGGAAATGAATGTCGGATTGGAGGCACCGGTTTCGGATGCGGGCCCGGCACCGGCCGCGACGACTCCGGTGGAATTCGAGACGCCCACGACTCCGGTCCAGCCGGTGGTCGGCGGCGGTTCGTTCAACGTGGCGACGACGCTGAACGGATCCGGCCTGTACTCCGACACCCTGCAACGCGGTGAATTCGTGTTCTACAAAGTGAAATTGGAGTGGGGCCAGGGCTTGGCCTACCGAGTGCACTTCGGCGCGACGAACGTGCGCGGCAGCGCGTACACCTCGAATGTCAGCACCACGCTGTACACGCCGTTCCGTACCGAAATCGACGACGACACGACCGCCTACACCAGTAGCGACTTGGTCCTGCCGGCCAATGATCCCGCCGTCGCCACCATCCCGATCCGCTACCGCAACCGCGAGGCCGACGTCGTGAAGCTCCGGGAGCAGTCGGTCGCGGGGTGGTACTACATCGCCGTCAAGCTGAGCCCCGGCAGTGAGCCGGAGCAGGCGCGCGGCGTCCCGGTTCCGATCGAAGTGGAGCTGAGCGTCTCCGGTTCCCCGGAACCCGGCCCCACCTACCGGTCCACCGGTACGCCCGCGGAAACCTTCGGCGGTAACGGCGAATCCGCCACCGAAGGCCCTGGCGCACAGGCTGCTTCGTCGAGCGAATCCGAGGGCATCTCGCCCATGGTGCTGGCCGCCGGCGGCGCGGTGCTGATTCTGGTGGTGGGCGCTCCCATGCTCTTCCTGATGCTCAGGCGTCGCGGCAAGCGGTAG
- a CDS encoding DUF5313 family protein: MAEHAPNPLQRVRYIAGATLPPSMREWVLRDQTGPGATRRFFVRFLVPPIPLLCLFLLVPGPAWMGLAMAALVYLPLVFFTIALTYVYRRHVLLKHGLDPELANEDERRRAAENRARYELRYHRD, encoded by the coding sequence ATGGCTGAACACGCTCCCAACCCGCTCCAGCGCGTCCGCTATATCGCCGGTGCGACGCTGCCGCCCTCGATGCGAGAGTGGGTGCTGCGCGATCAGACCGGGCCCGGCGCCACCCGGCGCTTCTTCGTGCGCTTCCTGGTTCCGCCCATTCCGCTGTTGTGCCTGTTCCTGCTGGTTCCGGGCCCGGCGTGGATGGGTCTGGCGATGGCGGCCCTGGTCTATCTGCCGCTGGTCTTCTTCACCATCGCGTTGACCTATGTCTACCGGCGTCACGTTCTGCTGAAGCACGGACTCGACCCGGAACTGGCCAACGAGGACGAACGCCGTCGCGCCGCGGAGAACCGCGCGCGTTACGAACTGCGCTACCACCGCGACTGA
- a CDS encoding type I polyketide synthase has protein sequence MSDIAIVGIGCRFAGGIDSPDTFWDFVLDKRDGVVDMPPERWDFRRYYDPEPRTPGRSYTKRAAFMTTDPWEFDPDFFGISAREATVLDPQQRLMLEVTWEALDDAGIARHASGGSVGVYVGGFVVDQSVIGVVGPALFHTDMHTPASASYTMLSNRIAYALNLVGPAITVDTACSSSLVAFHLACQALANGDCDVALAGGVNVMLQPETFVLMCKGGFLATDGRCKSFDAAADGYGRGEGAGMVALKKLDDAVRDGDRIYAVVKGTGANQDGRTTAITVPNADSQESLARAVCERAGLAPESITYVEAHGTGTLVGDPVELRALGSVFGVPEKRTRSLGVGSVKSTLGHTEAAAGVASVIKAALAIRHRIIPPQGWLDKPNPDIPFDELGLHVQVEAEPLPSDAPPMTVAVNGFGYGGTNAHAILREYRPATVVESAPEPEHYGVLPISARSTGAARALAGRFAELITAGAEPERLAEAAWTRMAHHQFRTGMLLGNTDELVRELRAFAGGEGRDAVRTVVTRTAEPVFVFSGMGPQWWGMARELLCAGGVFAETAEQIDAEFRAIAGWSIIEELRQPKERSRVTDTEVAQPANFLVQVSLVRELAQYGIEPAAIVGHSVGEVSAAYVSGMLSLSDAVSVAYHRARLQATTAGSGGMLAVGMSPEQALELVADDPRVDIAAINSASSLTLSGDDDRLDEIGEKLTEDGIFARALLVEVPYHSRLMDPILDELRAVLAHLRPQAPSVPLFSSVTGTQVTGPDWDADYWCANVREPVRFAAAITELIAERRVFLEVGPHPVLSGNIREVLLGADVHGTTVPTLDRKQPDSDSMRRTLIGLYGAGVLDLDTLFPADRPATRHVPLPRYPWQRTRLHSALPLFEQARLGSPGSYAMLGDPDVEGRPDWLLQVGTELLPWLADHVVNGVKIMPGAAYLDAALSATAKRLGVERVAVEQVRFVAPLIMGAPDVPLVALTVEEASGRFMIRSRSATGTAWTLHATGRMLTGSHKQTKVEVPDIDAGVDVDPKLFYSGLAAAGLQYGPSFQRVRTARVGKDTVTATVDGGIAAGSGHFAHPAVVDAAMQTAALLFAESRVDEGTLVPVGVAAVRMVAPLPERITVVARRDRTARLRADVDLLDDEHNLVMRLSGLQIGALTPGQDPLRRMADFFYLETMQQREPLDPTALPQDSVRTVVVALGGADGRAHALAEAIPGARLHLAGLPGDEPEAGLVEALAAARAEGSDRLHVVVVAGAATDDLTELWTLKRIAVAVHTFAYPEGAEQAPEKFGDGQCHVTLVTEHAFAVPDDPAPANSTQAALAGAHRVLLNEQTPLRWRLIDVAAETEIADLVTELAVPGAFWSDNTDEVALRSGTRWSPVVTKPLPDRLEALDTAEPLTDPQANFALELPRTRVLSALAWRQCPRPEPGAGQVEVRMKVIGLNYKDPLKVIGLLGERELSPTYFGTVPGMEGVGEVVRVGAEVTDLAVGELVAVAAKGMMQRYVLVDRPRAIALPPDADPGYCTSTIAFGTAEYALLDLARLEPGETVLIHGAAGGVGTAAIQVAKDRGARVIGTASTDERRAHVLALGADHAIDSRSLNFVDDVLALTGGKGVEVVLSSAPGEILRQNFNAVAEFGRIVEVGKADIYTGGLLEMANFDKNVAYYSMDLDRLVAVDPQRLIKLLQRIYEKVLAGTYKPLPYRMFETDEVATAFEETIRSTGLNRIALRMDSALPAVRPYLPQVEIDAGASYLITGGFGGFGLAIGRWLTVRGARRLVLVGRSGASTEDARRQLEAWHAAGVEVVQEQADVTDPEAIAAIVGRADLPDRPLRGVFHAAGSVADNRLDAMTFQELDIVYRPKVHGARVLHQAVADAGIPLDMFVLCSSGGSMYGIYGQYNYCAANVAVETMAQEWAKAGERALCVGWGHLSGATGGMAADETAVKYLDLVGFDPIDMADATAYLEQTLRLGISRAGIIPTDWAKLTGTFPQLTRTGRTLALAQVSAKDTSELAQLRAEVAAIEEGKRGAFVARKMAEELAVVMGVPVESIDMTVPVPELGLDSLMAVELGARVTKTLGIDLMSLQMGRSFSLEQAGPKVAELILAAESAHGPALPDPARVAAEAPSNGSAAPAPVPVGAPA, from the coding sequence TTGTCGGATATCGCAATTGTCGGCATAGGGTGTCGATTCGCAGGCGGAATCGACTCGCCGGATACTTTCTGGGACTTCGTCCTGGATAAGCGCGACGGTGTGGTGGATATGCCGCCCGAGCGGTGGGACTTCCGCCGCTATTACGACCCGGAGCCGCGCACTCCCGGCCGCAGCTACACCAAACGCGCCGCCTTCATGACCACCGATCCGTGGGAGTTCGACCCGGATTTCTTCGGCATCTCCGCACGTGAGGCGACGGTGCTCGACCCGCAGCAGCGCTTGATGCTGGAGGTGACCTGGGAGGCGCTGGACGACGCCGGGATCGCCCGGCACGCGTCCGGCGGCTCGGTCGGTGTCTATGTCGGCGGTTTCGTGGTGGACCAGTCCGTGATCGGCGTCGTGGGTCCCGCGCTGTTCCACACCGATATGCACACCCCGGCCAGCGCGTCCTACACCATGCTGTCCAACCGAATTGCCTACGCGCTCAATCTGGTCGGGCCCGCGATTACCGTCGATACCGCGTGTTCGTCCTCGCTGGTGGCGTTCCACCTCGCGTGCCAGGCACTGGCCAACGGTGATTGTGACGTGGCGCTGGCGGGTGGTGTCAATGTGATGCTGCAGCCGGAGACCTTCGTGCTGATGTGCAAGGGCGGGTTTCTCGCCACCGACGGGCGTTGCAAATCCTTCGATGCCGCCGCGGATGGTTATGGTCGCGGCGAAGGCGCGGGCATGGTGGCGTTGAAGAAACTCGACGACGCGGTGCGCGACGGCGATCGGATCTACGCCGTGGTCAAGGGAACCGGGGCCAATCAGGACGGCCGGACCACCGCGATCACCGTGCCGAACGCGGATTCGCAGGAGTCGCTGGCGCGTGCGGTGTGCGAGCGGGCCGGGCTGGCGCCGGAGTCGATCACCTATGTCGAGGCGCACGGCACCGGCACGCTGGTCGGCGATCCGGTCGAATTGCGGGCGCTGGGCAGCGTTTTCGGTGTGCCGGAGAAGCGAACGCGCTCGCTGGGCGTCGGCTCGGTCAAATCCACTCTTGGGCATACCGAGGCCGCGGCCGGTGTGGCGAGCGTGATCAAGGCGGCGCTGGCGATCCGGCACCGGATCATCCCGCCGCAGGGCTGGCTCGACAAACCCAACCCGGACATCCCTTTCGACGAGCTCGGCCTGCACGTGCAGGTGGAAGCCGAACCGCTGCCGTCGGACGCTCCGCCGATGACGGTCGCCGTGAACGGGTTCGGCTACGGCGGCACCAACGCGCACGCCATCCTGCGGGAATATCGACCCGCCACCGTCGTCGAATCCGCGCCGGAGCCCGAACACTATGGTGTGCTGCCGATCTCGGCGCGCAGCACCGGCGCGGCCCGTGCGCTGGCCGGGCGCTTCGCCGAACTGATCACCGCGGGCGCGGAACCGGAGCGGCTGGCCGAGGCGGCCTGGACTCGCATGGCGCACCATCAGTTCCGCACCGGCATGCTGCTCGGAAACACCGACGAGTTGGTCCGGGAGCTGCGCGCCTTCGCCGGCGGCGAGGGCCGCGACGCGGTGCGCACGGTCGTGACCCGGACCGCCGAACCGGTCTTCGTGTTCTCCGGTATGGGCCCGCAGTGGTGGGGAATGGCACGGGAATTGCTGTGCGCGGGTGGCGTTTTCGCCGAAACCGCCGAGCAGATCGACGCCGAGTTCCGCGCGATCGCGGGGTGGTCGATCATCGAGGAGCTGCGGCAGCCGAAAGAGCGGTCGCGGGTCACCGATACCGAGGTCGCGCAGCCCGCCAACTTCCTGGTGCAGGTGTCGCTCGTGCGCGAACTCGCGCAGTACGGCATCGAGCCGGCGGCCATCGTCGGCCACAGCGTCGGCGAGGTGTCCGCGGCCTATGTCAGCGGCATGCTGTCGCTGTCCGACGCGGTTTCGGTGGCTTACCACCGGGCCCGTTTGCAGGCGACCACGGCCGGTTCCGGCGGCATGCTCGCGGTCGGCATGTCACCGGAGCAGGCGCTCGAACTCGTCGCCGACGACCCCCGGGTCGATATCGCCGCCATCAACAGCGCCAGTTCGCTGACTCTCTCGGGCGATGACGACCGCCTGGACGAGATCGGCGAAAAGCTCACCGAGGACGGCATTTTCGCGCGTGCCCTGCTGGTCGAGGTGCCGTATCACAGCCGGCTCATGGACCCCATCCTGGACGAGTTGCGCGCGGTGCTCGCCCATCTGCGTCCCCAGGCGCCGTCCGTTCCGCTGTTCTCCTCGGTCACCGGCACACAGGTCACCGGCCCGGACTGGGACGCCGACTACTGGTGTGCCAATGTGCGCGAGCCGGTGCGCTTCGCCGCCGCCATCACCGAGCTCATCGCGGAGCGCCGGGTCTTCCTCGAGGTCGGACCGCATCCGGTGCTGTCCGGCAATATTCGGGAGGTGCTGCTGGGCGCGGACGTGCACGGCACCACGGTCCCCACCCTGGACCGTAAGCAGCCGGACTCGGACAGCATGCGCCGCACCCTGATCGGCCTCTACGGCGCGGGCGTGCTCGACCTCGACACGCTGTTCCCCGCTGACCGACCGGCCACCCGGCACGTGCCGCTGCCGAGGTACCCGTGGCAGCGCACCCGGCTGCACTCGGCGCTGCCGCTGTTCGAACAGGCCCGGCTCGGCAGCCCCGGCAGCTACGCCATGCTCGGCGACCCGGATGTCGAGGGCCGGCCGGATTGGCTGCTCCAGGTGGGCACCGAACTGCTGCCCTGGCTGGCCGATCACGTGGTCAACGGCGTCAAGATCATGCCCGGCGCGGCCTATCTGGACGCGGCGCTCAGCGCCACGGCGAAACGGCTCGGCGTCGAGCGTGTCGCGGTGGAGCAGGTGCGTTTCGTGGCGCCGCTGATCATGGGGGCGCCCGATGTTCCGTTGGTCGCGCTGACCGTGGAGGAGGCCAGCGGCCGCTTCATGATCCGCTCGCGCTCGGCCACCGGCACCGCCTGGACCCTGCACGCGACCGGCCGCATGCTCACCGGGAGCCACAAACAGACCAAGGTCGAGGTCCCGGACATCGACGCGGGCGTCGATGTCGATCCGAAGCTGTTCTACAGCGGCTTGGCCGCTGCGGGACTGCAGTACGGCCCATCCTTCCAGCGCGTGCGGACCGCGCGGGTCGGCAAGGATACGGTGACCGCGACCGTCGACGGCGGCATCGCCGCGGGCTCGGGCCATTTCGCCCATCCCGCCGTGGTCGACGCCGCGATGCAGACCGCGGCACTGCTGTTCGCCGAATCGCGGGTCGACGAGGGCACTTTGGTTCCGGTCGGCGTCGCGGCCGTGCGCATGGTCGCACCGCTGCCCGAGCGGATCACCGTGGTCGCACGGCGCGATCGCACGGCGCGGTTGCGCGCCGATGTGGATCTGCTCGATGACGAGCACAACCTGGTCATGCGGTTGAGCGGATTGCAGATCGGCGCGCTCACACCGGGGCAGGACCCGCTGCGACGGATGGCGGATTTCTTCTACCTCGAGACCATGCAGCAACGCGAGCCGCTGGATCCCACCGCACTACCGCAGGATTCGGTGCGCACAGTGGTCGTCGCGCTCGGCGGCGCCGACGGCCGCGCGCACGCGCTCGCCGAAGCGATTCCGGGCGCCCGGCTGCACCTCGCCGGGCTGCCCGGCGACGAGCCGGAGGCGGGGTTGGTCGAGGCGCTGGCGGCCGCGCGGGCCGAGGGCTCGGATCGGCTGCACGTCGTCGTGGTGGCGGGCGCCGCGACCGACGACCTGACCGAGCTGTGGACGTTGAAGCGCATCGCGGTCGCCGTCCACACCTTCGCCTACCCGGAGGGCGCCGAGCAGGCGCCGGAGAAGTTCGGCGACGGCCAGTGCCACGTCACCTTGGTGACCGAGCACGCGTTCGCGGTCCCGGACGACCCCGCTCCCGCGAACTCGACTCAGGCCGCCCTGGCCGGTGCGCACCGCGTGCTGCTCAACGAGCAGACTCCGCTGCGGTGGCGGCTGATCGACGTGGCGGCCGAGACCGAGATCGCCGACCTGGTCACCGAACTCGCTGTCCCCGGGGCCTTTTGGAGCGACAACACCGACGAGGTCGCGTTGCGCTCGGGCACTCGCTGGTCCCCGGTGGTGACAAAACCGCTGCCGGATCGACTGGAGGCGCTCGACACCGCGGAACCACTGACCGACCCACAGGCCAACTTCGCGCTGGAGTTGCCCCGCACTCGCGTGCTGTCCGCGCTGGCGTGGCGGCAGTGCCCGCGTCCGGAGCCGGGCGCGGGACAGGTCGAGGTGCGGATGAAGGTCATCGGCCTGAACTACAAGGACCCACTGAAAGTCATCGGGCTGCTCGGCGAACGCGAGTTGTCGCCGACCTACTTCGGCACCGTTCCCGGTATGGAGGGCGTCGGAGAGGTGGTGCGGGTCGGCGCCGAGGTCACCGATCTCGCGGTGGGTGAATTGGTCGCGGTCGCGGCCAAAGGCATGATGCAGCGTTACGTACTGGTCGACCGGCCGCGGGCCATCGCGCTGCCGCCGGACGCTGATCCCGGATATTGCACCAGCACAATCGCTTTCGGCACCGCCGAATACGCGCTGCTCGATCTGGCGCGCTTGGAGCCGGGGGAGACGGTGCTGATCCACGGCGCCGCCGGCGGTGTCGGCACGGCCGCGATCCAGGTCGCCAAAGACCGTGGCGCGCGCGTCATCGGCACCGCGAGCACCGACGAGCGGCGAGCTCACGTGCTCGCGCTCGGCGCCGATCACGCGATCGACTCGCGTTCCCTGAATTTCGTCGACGACGTGCTCGCGCTGACCGGCGGCAAAGGCGTCGAGGTCGTCCTGAGCAGTGCGCCGGGCGAGATCCTGCGGCAGAACTTCAATGCCGTAGCCGAATTCGGCCGCATCGTGGAGGTCGGCAAAGCCGACATCTACACCGGTGGCCTGCTGGAGATGGCCAACTTCGACAAGAACGTCGCGTACTACTCGATGGATCTGGACCGCCTGGTCGCGGTCGACCCGCAGCGACTGATCAAGCTGTTGCAGCGGATCTACGAGAAGGTCCTCGCAGGCACCTACAAACCCCTGCCGTACCGGATGTTCGAGACCGACGAGGTGGCGACCGCGTTCGAGGAGACCATCCGTTCGACCGGCTTGAACCGGATCGCGCTGCGGATGGATTCGGCCTTGCCCGCCGTGCGTCCGTACTTGCCGCAGGTCGAGATCGACGCGGGCGCAAGCTATCTGATCACCGGCGGTTTCGGCGGTTTCGGTCTGGCCATCGGGCGCTGGCTGACCGTGCGCGGCGCCCGCCGGCTGGTACTCGTCGGGCGCAGCGGTGCGAGCACCGAGGACGCTCGCCGCCAGCTCGAGGCATGGCACGCCGCCGGTGTCGAGGTGGTCCAGGAGCAGGCCGATGTCACCGATCCGGAGGCGATCGCCGCGATCGTGGGCCGGGCCGACCTGCCCGACCGTCCGTTGCGCGGTGTGTTCCACGCGGCCGGCTCGGTGGCCGATAATCGACTGGACGCCATGACCTTTCAGGAACTGGACATCGTGTACCGCCCCAAGGTGCACGGCGCCCGGGTGCTGCACCAGGCGGTCGCCGACGCCGGAATCCCGCTGGATATGTTCGTGCTCTGCTCCTCCGGTGGTTCCATGTACGGCATCTACGGCCAGTACAACTACTGCGCCGCCAACGTCGCGGTGGAAACCATGGCGCAGGAATGGGCGAAGGCGGGGGAGCGGGCCCTGTGCGTCGGCTGGGGGCACCTGTCCGGGGCGACCGGCGGGATGGCCGCCGACGAGACGGCGGTGAAGTACCTCGATCTGGTCGGTTTCGATCCGATCGACATGGCCGATGCCACCGCGTATCTGGAACAGACACTGCGCCTCGGTATTTCGCGAGCGGGCATCATCCCGACCGACTGGGCCAAGCTCACCGGCACCTTCCCCCAGCTGACCCGCACCGGTCGCACGCTCGCGCTCGCGCAGGTCTCCGCCAAGGACACCTCGGAACTGGCGCAACTGCGGGCCGAAGTGGCCGCGATCGAGGAGGGCAAGCGCGGCGCCTTCGTTGCCCGCAAGATGGCCGAAGAACTCGCCGTGGTCATGGGCGTGCCGGTCGAATCCATCGACATGACGGTCCCGGTGCCCGAATTGGGCCTGGACTCGCTGATGGCGGTGGAACTCGGGGCCCGGGTGACCAAGACCCTCGGCATCGATCTGATGTCGTTGCAGATGGGTCGCTCGTTCAGCCTGGAGCAGGCCGGCCCGAAGGTGGCCGAGCTGATTCTGGCCGCGGAATCCGCCCACGGCCCGGCCCTGCCGGACCCGGCCAGGGTGGCCGCCGAGGCACCCTCGAACGGTAGCGCCGCCCCGGCGCCGGTGCCCGTAGGAGCTCCCGCGTGA